A window of Apium graveolens cultivar Ventura unplaced genomic scaffold, ASM990537v1 ctg5133, whole genome shotgun sequence contains these coding sequences:
- the LOC141702450 gene encoding mitochondrial ATP-independent inner membrane protease subunit 1a, which produces MFAKTRPMMKEALNQTLIFGKFLCLLHITDKYICSPVIVHGPSMLPTMNLTGDVILAEHITSRFGKLSVGDVVLVSSPENPRKTVTKRILGLEGDKVAFLVDPSFDSGNYRSVVVPKGHVWIQGDNIYASKDSRHFGPVPYGLIHGKVFCRLWPPDGFGSLDQ; this is translated from the exons ATGTTTGCAAAGACGAGGCCAATGATGAAAGAAGCACTGAACCAGACACTAATCTTTGGGAAGTTCCTATGTCTTCTCCACATCACAGACAAGTACATTTGTTCACCTGTCATC GTTCATGGGCCAAGTATGCTTCCAACTATGAATCTAACTGGTGATGTAATATTGGCTGAACATATAACTTCAAGATTTGGGAAATTGAGTGTTGGTGATGTTGTTCTTGTTAGCTCACCTGAAAACCCTAGAAAAACTGTTACTAAGAGGATTTTGGGCTTGGAGGGTGATAAGGTTGCTTTTTTAGTTGACCCTTCTTTCGATTCGGGGAATTATCGAAGTGTTGTG GTCCCAAAGGGGCATGTTTGGATTCAAGGGGATAACATTTATGCATCTAAAGATTCTCGGCATTTCGGGCCTGTTCCTTATGGTCTAATCCATGGCAAAGTTTTTTGTAGA TTATGGCCGCCTGATGGGTTTGGATCGCTGGACCAGTAG
- the LOC141702447 gene encoding persulfide dioxygenase ETHE1 homolog, mitochondrial isoform X2 gives MLKLLSLNPISNLTHLGFSRFLNCNKIITGKSRMASSLYTTSCGQASKLLFRQLFEKESCTYTYLLADASHPQKPAVLIDPVDKTVERDLALIKDLGLKLIYALNTHVHADHVTGTGLIKSKVPDVKSVISRASNGKADCLVEPGDEIFFGDLFLEVRSTPGHTLGCVTYVTGDGPKQPQPRMAFTGDALLIRGCGRTDFQGGSSVQLYKSVHSQIFTLPKDTLVCPAHDYKGFTVSTVGEEMQYNARLTKDEMGSTQILLLVIFNSILYQK, from the exons ATGCTTAAATTACTATCCTTAAACCCCATCTCAAATCTCACCCACCTGGGCTTCTCAAGATTCTTGAATTGTAACAAGATTATTACAGGAAAATCAAGAATGGCTTCTTCTTTATATACGACGTCGTGTGGTCAGGCCTCAAAGCTGCTGTTTCGTCAGCTGTTTGAGAAGGAGTCTTGTACTTATACTTACCTTCTTGCTGATGCTTCTCACCCTCAAAAGCCTGCTGTG TTGATTGATCCTGTCGACAAGACAGTTGAAAGAGATCTCGCTCTTATTAAAGATCTTGGTCTAAAGCTTATTTATGCCCTTAATACTCATGTACATGCTGATCATGTTACTGGGACTGGCTTAATTAAG AGTAAAGTCCCTGATGTGAAATCTGTTATTTCTAGAGCAAGCAATGGTAAAGCTGATTGTTTGGTTGAACCTGGTGACGAAATCTTTTTTGGGGATCTTTTCTTAGAG GTCCGCAGTACTCCAGGTCATACATTAGGTTGTGTTACATACGTCACGGGTGATGGACCTAAACAGCCTCAACCAAGGATGGCTTTTACAGGTGATGCTCTATTGATACGTGGATGTGGAAGAACTGATTTTCAG GGTGGAAGTTCAGTACAGCTGTATAAGTCGGTGCATTCACAG ATATTTACATTGCCCAAAGATACATTGGTGTGTCCTGCTCATGACTACAAAGGGTTCACT GTAAGTACTGTCGGAGAGGAGATGCAATATAATGCTCGTCTGAcgaaagatgag ATGGGATCAACACAGATTTTGCTGTTAGTCATCTTCAATAGTATACTATATCAAAAAT GA
- the LOC141702445 gene encoding cytochrome P450 CYP72A219-like, giving the protein MDATQVLLVAISIAVIAIVRKFYIVFNWVWLKPKRLEKYLKEQGFKGNAYRLILGDMGEYARTIKEGKNSYMWWGMYPRLNILDPELIKEIMTKPHVFQKPHPNPLGNLIAGGLLATEGEKWTKHRKLINPAFHLEMLKKMLPAIHLCCAEMINKWKTAVLTAGSTLEVDVWPYLQDLSGDVISQTAFGSNHEDGRKIFLLQKEQVDLALHLIKFSFAPGYRYIPTKANRRMKQVCKELQALLSGIITKREKAMETEVDNDDLLGILMKSNSKEIKEQGIGLSIQEVIDECKLFYFAGSETTSNLLVWTMILLSLHPEWQTRAREEVLQVLGNNTPDFDGLNRLKIVTMILQEVLRLYPPAALLIRDTPQNAKLGDINIAAGIGLTVPVILLHYDQELWGTNAHEFEPRRFAEGVLGATRGKFSYIPFGGGPRICIGQNFAMIEAKMALSMILKTFVFELSPHYRHAPFPVLTLQPQHGGPLILHKL; this is encoded by the exons ATGGATGCAACACAAGTACTTTTGGTAGCAATCTCAATTGCTGTAATAGCAATTGTACGTAAATTCTACATTGTGTTCAACTGGGTATGGCTCAAACCGAAGAGGCTAGAGAAGTACCTGAAAGAGCAAGGCTTCAAAGGGAATGCCTACAGGCTTATTCTCGGGGACATGGGGGAGTATGCAAGGACGATAAAAGA AGGTAAGAACTCATATATGTGGTGGGGGATGTACCCCAGACTAAACATTCTAGACCCTGAACTAATCAAAGAGATTATGACAAAGCCTCATGTATTCCAGAAGCCACATCCAAACCCGCTTGGTAACTTGATTGCAGGTGGCCTTCTGGCCACTGAGGGCGAGAAATGGACTAAGCATCGAAAATTAATTAACCCAGCGTTCCACCTTGAAATGTTAAAG AAAATGTTACCAGCAATTCATTTATGTTGTGCCGAGATGATCAACAAATGGAAAACGGCAGTCTTGACAGCAGGAAGTACACTAGAGGTTGATGTATGGCCTTATCTTCAAGATTTGTCCGGTGATGTGATTTCTCAAACAGCATTTGGAAGTAACCATGAAGATGGAAGAAAAATATTTCTCCTGCAGAAAGAACAAGTTGATCTAGCACTTCATCTTATCAAATTTAGTTTTGCCCCCGGATATAG GTACATTCCTACAAAAGCAAACAGGAGAATGAAGCAAGTGTGCAAAGAATTACAGGCTCTACTAAGTGGTATCATCACTAAAAGAGAGAAGGCAATGGAAACAGAAGTCGATAATGATGACTTACTCGGCATTCTGATGAAATCAAATTCCAAAGAGATTAAAGAACAGGGCATAGGATTGAGCATCCAGGAGGTGATAGATGAGTGCAAACTATTTTATTTTGCAGGGTCGGAGACGACATCAAATTTACTCGTATGGACAATGATTTTGTTGAGCTTACATCCAGAATGGCAAACTCGTGCAAGAGAAGAAGTTTTACAAGTTTTGGGTAACAACACTCCTGATTTCGACGGACTAAACCGCCTCAAAATA GTAACAATGATATTACAAGAGGTGCTAAGGTTGTATCCTCCTGCAGCTTTGCTCATTCGTGACACTCCTCAGAATGCGAAACTAGGAGACATTAATATTGCAGCAGGAATAGGATTAACGGTGCCAGTAATCTTACTTCACTATGACCAAGAACTGTGGGGCACAAATGCACATGAATTCGAACCACGAAGATTTGCTGAAGGAGTTTTGGGTGCAACAAGGGGAAAATTTTCGTATATCCCATTTGGAGGGGGTCCTCGAATATGCATAGGACAGAACTTTGCAATGATTGAAGCAAAAATGGCTTTATCGATGATCCTTAAGACCTTCGTATTTGAACTTTCGCCACACTATAGGCATGCTCCTTTTCCCGTTCTTACACTTCAACCTCAACATGGAGGACCACTGATATTGCACAAGCTCTAG
- the LOC141702447 gene encoding persulfide dioxygenase ETHE1 homolog, mitochondrial isoform X1 codes for MLKLLSLNPISNLTHLGFSRFLNCNKIITGKSRMASSLYTTSCGQASKLLFRQLFEKESCTYTYLLADASHPQKPAVLIDPVDKTVERDLALIKDLGLKLIYALNTHVHADHVTGTGLIKSKVPDVKSVISRASNGKADCLVEPGDEIFFGDLFLEVRSTPGHTLGCVTYVTGDGPKQPQPRMAFTGDALLIRGCGRTDFQGGSSVQLYKSVHSQIFTLPKDTLVCPAHDYKGFTVSTVGEEMQYNARLTKDEETFTKIMENLNLPYPKMIDIAVPANMVCGLQDPNPSASI; via the exons ATGCTTAAATTACTATCCTTAAACCCCATCTCAAATCTCACCCACCTGGGCTTCTCAAGATTCTTGAATTGTAACAAGATTATTACAGGAAAATCAAGAATGGCTTCTTCTTTATATACGACGTCGTGTGGTCAGGCCTCAAAGCTGCTGTTTCGTCAGCTGTTTGAGAAGGAGTCTTGTACTTATACTTACCTTCTTGCTGATGCTTCTCACCCTCAAAAGCCTGCTGTG TTGATTGATCCTGTCGACAAGACAGTTGAAAGAGATCTCGCTCTTATTAAAGATCTTGGTCTAAAGCTTATTTATGCCCTTAATACTCATGTACATGCTGATCATGTTACTGGGACTGGCTTAATTAAG AGTAAAGTCCCTGATGTGAAATCTGTTATTTCTAGAGCAAGCAATGGTAAAGCTGATTGTTTGGTTGAACCTGGTGACGAAATCTTTTTTGGGGATCTTTTCTTAGAG GTCCGCAGTACTCCAGGTCATACATTAGGTTGTGTTACATACGTCACGGGTGATGGACCTAAACAGCCTCAACCAAGGATGGCTTTTACAGGTGATGCTCTATTGATACGTGGATGTGGAAGAACTGATTTTCAG GGTGGAAGTTCAGTACAGCTGTATAAGTCGGTGCATTCACAG ATATTTACATTGCCCAAAGATACATTGGTGTGTCCTGCTCATGACTACAAAGGGTTCACT GTAAGTACTGTCGGAGAGGAGATGCAATATAATGCTCGTCTGAcgaaagatgag GAAACTTTCACGAAGATTATGGAAA ACTTGAACTTGCCCTATCCTAAGATGATTGACATAGCCGTGCCCGCAAATATGGTTTGTGGATTGCAAGATCCAAATCCTAGTGCTAGCATCTGA